DNA sequence from the Deinococcus fonticola genome:
ACCACTGAAGGATTGGCCATCAGGCGCTGGCACTCCTGACTCAACACCTCCTCGACCTCATCCAGGGATTTGAACGTCCGGTTCGCCACCGGACGTTTCACCTGACCGACCAGCGGCTCTGCGGGCGATAACTCTGGCGTGTACGGCGGAAAGTTGATCAGCACCATGTTAGGTGGGACGCGTACCTGCGGGCTGGTATGCCAGCCCGCACCATCCAGAAGCAGCACAATGATGTCTCGCCCGGTGGGGTTCATGGCGCGGTCGAACTGCTGCAGTGCCACCTGCATGGCCTCGACACTGACCGTGGGCAGGATCAAAAAATCGCTCTTCCCGGTGGCGGGCTCTACGAACACGTAGACGTAGACCCACTGAAATCCTCGATGCTGCACCGCGAT
Encoded proteins:
- a CDS encoding IS630 family transposase, with product MRIAQAAYPHQRVRLFVQDEGRVGLKPVLMRVWAPKGQRPIAVQHRGFQWVYVYVFVEPATGKSDFLILPTVSVEAMQVALQQFDRAMNPTGRDIIVLLLDGAGWHTSPQVRVPPNMVLINFPPYTPELSPAEPLVGQVKRPVANRTFKSLDEVEEVLSQECQRLMANPSVV